Proteins from one Sabethes cyaneus chromosome 2, idSabCyanKW18_F2, whole genome shotgun sequence genomic window:
- the LOC128738599 gene encoding serine protease inhibitor 2-like, giving the protein MTQTSSKLLRGLLLISIICVGHNGKSFAKRQGNVLKSRFEQDEPQPTRDDDFDWKLIKNCFQNEQSNAAVSTFLVKYLLNMIYEGASIISQTQQELSEPLGRVPGATDTPNCVNLMAALQAGSKRLHVSSRMFADQLISVSQKYASTISMYYNASVEHINFGQPEKAVQQINDWISAGTQGQIRELVSLQQIRGSILLLASTIYFKGLWRNVFPEAATVSQPFRTGDGRTINVPSMKQITYLYYCQSQLLNAQFLRLPYEEGRFSMILMLPNENIDLNQFVRTLSAEAIHQAIGSMDEVEVKLQLPRFTINYGSSLKDTLKQLGIRRIFEDNAELGGISRGGGLPVKVSDVFQKTVIVVDEKGSTASSAAGSSLVYTSLTYPENFIVDRPFAFFIEEESTGTLLFAGKVEDPMH; this is encoded by the exons ATGACTCAAACTAGCAGCAAGTTGTTGCGGGGATTGCTGCTGATAAGCATTA TTTGCGTCGGACATAATGGGAAATCCTTTGCTAAACGGCAAGGCAATGTGTTGAAAAGTCGCTTTGAGCAAGATGAACCTCAACCAACTCGAGATGATGATTTTGACTGGAAGTTGATTAAG aactgcttccaaaatgAACAATCGAATGCGGCAGTTTCAACTTTTTTGGTCAAATATCTGCTAAACATGATCTACGAAGGTGCTAGCATTATTTCGCAAACACAACAGGAACTTAGCGAGCCACTGGGGCGAGTTCCGGGGGCAACCGACACTCCAAATTGTGTTAACCTAATGGCCGCTCTGCAAGCCGGTAGCAAACGGCTTCACGTTTCCAGCCGCATGTTTGCCGACCAACTTATAAGTGTATCGCAAAAGTATGCCAGCACCATTAGTATGTACTATAATGCGAGCGTCGAGCACATAAACTTTGGTCAGCCGGAAAAGGCAGTACAGCAAATCAATGACTGGATATCGGCAGGCACGCAAGGGCAAATCAGAGAATTGGTTTCATTACAGCAAATCCGTGGTTCGATATTGCTATTAGCTAGTACCATCTACTTTAAAGGGCTTTGGAGAAATGTGTTTCCTGAAGCAGCCACCGTCAGTCAACCATTTCGTACTGGCGACGGACGAACGATAAATGTCCCATCCATGAAACAGATAACCTATCTGTACTATTGTCAATCACAACTGCTAAATGCGCAGTTCTTGCGGCTCCCCTATGAAGAAGGCCGTTTTTCCATGATCTTGATGCTTCCGAATGAGAACATTGATTTAAACCAATTTGTGAGAACACTATCAGCAGAGGCAATTCATCAAGCCATTGGAAGTATGGACGAAGTTGAAGTGAAACTGCAACTTCCACGATTCACTATCAACTATGGGAGTTCGCTGAAAGATACCCTTAAACAG CTCGGAATCAGACGAATTTTTGAGGATAATGCTGAATTAGGTGGCATTTCTCGAGGAGGGGGACTTCCGGTCAAAGTGTCTGACGTATTTCAAAAAACGGTCATCGTAGTGGATGAGAAAGGCAGTACCGCCAGTTCGGCGGCAGGTTCCTCGCTGGTGTACACCAGTCTAACATACCCGGAAAATTTTATCGTTGATCGACCATTTGCGTTCTTTATCGAAGAGGAATCGACTGGGACGCTGCTTTTCGCTGGAAAAGTTGAAGATCCAATGCATTGA